A DNA window from Halorubrum sp. DM2 contains the following coding sequences:
- a CDS encoding response regulator gives MDVVIAEDEPLQSRLIEYFTGEEHTVVATATNGDEAIQYTTTHEPDVIIMDINMPVKGGVEAIEEIDAFDIDVGIVVSTAHVDDETREAAMSAGADAYLIKPFSKADLLEQMDRFSEA, from the coding sequence ATGGATGTCGTCATCGCCGAGGATGAGCCCCTCCAAAGCAGACTGATCGAGTACTTTACCGGCGAGGAGCACACCGTCGTTGCGACCGCCACGAACGGTGACGAGGCGATTCAGTATACGACCACACACGAGCCGGATGTCATCATCATGGACATCAACATGCCGGTCAAGGGTGGCGTGGAGGCCATCGAGGAAATCGATGCCTTCGATATCGACGTTGGCATCGTCGTCAGCACCGCCCACGTCGACGACGAGACGAGGGAGGCGGCGATGTCCGCCGGTGCCGACGCGTATCTTATCAAGCCGTTCTCCAAGGCGGACCTACTGGAGCAGATGGACCGATTCTCCGAAGCCTGA